One Mixta gaviniae genomic window carries:
- a CDS encoding DUF4186 domain-containing protein has protein sequence MSELDLLFQRLAASPFRRRFRLGEKERRYCLEKGPDVIDQHAADFIVKRLADAEPRNDGKQTPMRGHPVFIAQHATATCCRGCLEKWHNIAARQPLSAPQQRYIVTVIHAWLVKEMNR, from the coding sequence ATGTCTGAACTTGATTTGCTGTTCCAGCGGCTGGCCGCCTCCCCTTTCCGGCGCCGGTTTCGGCTGGGCGAGAAGGAACGTCGCTACTGTCTGGAGAAAGGGCCGGACGTTATCGACCAGCATGCGGCCGATTTTATCGTTAAGCGCCTGGCGGACGCCGAGCCGCGCAATGATGGCAAGCAGACGCCGATGCGCGGCCATCCGGTATTTATCGCGCAGCACGCCACCGCCACCTGCTGCCGGGGATGCCTGGAAAAGTGGCATAATATCGCTGCGCGCCAGCCGCTAAGCGCGCCGCAGCAACGCTACATCGTGACGGTGATCCACGCCTGGCTGGTCAAAGAGATGAACCGCTAA
- a CDS encoding mechanosensitive ion channel family protein produces the protein MEDILSDQTLSLLTNKTFWINTAIVVGGTLFIYWVLRSLIGFISTRLGRFSEHHSSHFYNIAVEMLRTTSRLLLFIFSLLIAIKFIDLPATWRSAVDHGWFIALIFQFALWLDCGVRLWLRNMLRDPTHVRNPVTMVILGIMLRVFIWAIILLAILSNMGVNITALVASLGVGGIAVALAIQTVLSDVFASLAIGIDKPFEIGDFIVFGDVAGSIEHIGLKTTRIRSLSGEQIVCSNAILLQQTIHNYKRMQERRIQFRFGISYNTPAEKARQIGGIVKEIIQGVAQTRFDRAHFLSFDVSQLTYEVIYYVTDADYNKYMDIQQEINLQLMERLAALDVHFAFPIRHVQFTGGTLPEVNVADSASNEEGENTQQTAKRQMVR, from the coding sequence ATGGAGGACATACTTTCCGATCAGACCCTGTCGCTGCTGACAAACAAGACATTTTGGATCAATACCGCCATCGTCGTAGGCGGCACCCTGTTTATCTACTGGGTGCTGCGCTCGCTGATCGGTTTTATCAGCACCCGTCTGGGGCGCTTCAGCGAACATCACTCATCGCACTTCTACAATATCGCCGTCGAAATGCTGCGCACCACCAGCCGACTGCTGCTGTTTATCTTCTCCCTGCTGATCGCCATTAAATTTATCGATCTGCCTGCTACCTGGCGCAGCGCCGTCGATCACGGTTGGTTTATCGCGCTGATTTTCCAGTTTGCTCTCTGGCTCGACTGTGGCGTGCGCCTCTGGCTGCGCAATATGCTGCGCGATCCGACGCATGTGCGCAATCCGGTCACCATGGTAATCCTTGGCATCATGCTGCGGGTGTTTATCTGGGCAATTATCCTGCTGGCGATCCTCTCCAATATGGGCGTCAATATCACCGCGCTGGTGGCCAGCCTGGGCGTCGGCGGTATCGCGGTGGCGCTGGCGATCCAGACGGTGCTGAGCGACGTCTTCGCCTCGCTGGCGATCGGCATCGATAAGCCGTTTGAAATCGGCGACTTTATCGTGTTCGGCGACGTAGCCGGCTCGATCGAGCATATCGGCCTGAAAACCACCCGCATCCGCAGCCTGAGCGGCGAGCAGATCGTCTGCTCTAACGCCATCCTGCTGCAGCAGACCATTCATAACTACAAGCGTATGCAGGAGCGCCGCATTCAGTTCCGCTTCGGCATCAGCTACAACACGCCGGCGGAGAAAGCGCGCCAGATCGGCGGCATTGTGAAAGAGATTATTCAGGGCGTGGCACAGACGCGTTTCGACCGCGCGCATTTCCTGTCGTTTGATGTCTCGCAGCTGACCTATGAAGTGATCTATTACGTCACCGACGCCGACTACAACAAATATATGGATATTCAGCAGGAGATTAACCTGCAGTTGATGGAACGGCTGGCGGCGCTGGACGTGCATTTCGCCTTCCCGATCCGTCATGTGCAGTTTACCGGCGGTACCCTGCCGGAGGTAAACGTCGCGGATTCCGCCTCCAATGAAGAAGGCGAGAATACGCAGCAGACGGCTAAGCGTCAGATGGTGCGGTAA
- a CDS encoding TonB-dependent siderophore receptor, giving the protein MGMPFSLKRSALLCALALAAPGSALAAETLVVTAEPAETADSPTSGYTVKTSAGATKTDRPLITTGQSVSVVTRQQIEDQGAMDVNQALNYSSGVFTNFAGAATRYDTVSLRGFHGGDVDNTFLDGLRLMTDGGSYNALQVDPWFLERIDVIKGPSSALYGQTVPGGLVMMTSKRPQFRQEGHFRLMAGNNSTTGAAFDYTNAINDQWAFRLTGITRNSDTQYDHTREERYAISPSLLWQPDSDTSLLLKAYLQKDPSGGYHGSVPGEGSITERNGRKLSNGFYDGESAIDQFKRHEQIYSYQFSHRFNDTWAFRSNASYTHSNVDLDQVYQIGWRGDSNLLDRYYSGERSSLDAYAIDNQLEADFITGEVEHTLVLGADYHQYRDSLWDASAYVDPLNARTGEGGSRFWQNAWDPANPDADRIAGLYAYDQTRRYHQAGIYLQDEMEWNKWHMTLSGRYDRLVAKSTNDTTDTSRRRSDDHISGRASLLYAFDNGVSPYVSYSQAITPSSLPDANGDLLKPTTAEQYEAGVKYQPTGTADMYSIAVYDLMQKDVGNRIVNTSYYEPAGKVHSRGLELEARNQITPRFSTIANYSVTRVRFKDSVDGNDGHTPYVTPNQIASLWGNYKFDYGISAGAGVRYIGKQWADNENTTRLPSATLLDASVRADLGVWNNKLKGAWVQVNANNLTDRDYIAACYGTGNCYWGAERSVVATVGYDF; this is encoded by the coding sequence ATGGGAATGCCTTTCAGCCTGAAACGTTCCGCGCTGCTCTGCGCGCTGGCGCTTGCCGCGCCGGGTTCTGCTCTCGCCGCCGAGACGCTGGTAGTCACCGCTGAGCCAGCCGAAACCGCCGATTCGCCCACCTCTGGCTATACTGTAAAAACCAGCGCCGGCGCGACAAAAACCGACCGCCCGCTGATTACCACCGGCCAGTCCGTTTCCGTGGTGACGCGCCAGCAGATCGAAGATCAGGGCGCGATGGATGTTAATCAGGCGCTGAACTACAGCTCCGGCGTGTTTACCAACTTCGCCGGTGCGGCCACGCGTTACGACACCGTTTCGCTGCGCGGCTTCCACGGCGGCGACGTCGACAATACGTTCCTTGACGGCCTGCGTCTGATGACCGACGGCGGCAGCTATAACGCGCTGCAGGTCGATCCCTGGTTCCTTGAGCGCATCGACGTGATTAAAGGCCCCTCCTCCGCGCTCTATGGTCAGACCGTGCCCGGCGGGCTGGTGATGATGACGTCGAAGCGGCCGCAGTTCCGGCAGGAAGGCCATTTCCGTTTGATGGCGGGCAATAACAGCACCACCGGCGCCGCGTTTGACTATACCAACGCCATCAACGATCAGTGGGCGTTTCGCCTGACCGGTATCACCCGCAACAGCGATACCCAGTATGACCACACGCGCGAAGAGCGTTATGCCATTTCCCCTTCTCTGCTCTGGCAGCCTGACAGCGATACCTCGCTGCTGCTGAAGGCCTATCTGCAAAAAGATCCATCCGGCGGCTATCACGGTTCGGTGCCGGGCGAAGGCAGCATCACCGAGCGCAACGGCCGTAAGCTCAGCAACGGCTTCTATGATGGCGAAAGCGCTATCGATCAATTCAAGCGTCACGAGCAGATCTACAGCTATCAGTTCTCCCATCGCTTTAACGATACCTGGGCCTTCCGCTCTAACGCCAGCTACACCCACTCTAACGTCGACCTGGACCAGGTCTATCAGATTGGCTGGCGCGGCGACAGCAACCTTCTGGATCGCTACTACTCCGGCGAACGTTCCTCGCTTGATGCCTACGCTATCGATAACCAGCTGGAAGCGGATTTCATCACCGGCGAAGTCGAACATACGCTGGTGCTGGGCGCGGATTATCATCAGTACCGCGACAGCCTGTGGGATGCCAGCGCTTATGTCGATCCGCTTAACGCGCGCACCGGCGAAGGCGGCTCGCGCTTCTGGCAAAATGCCTGGGATCCTGCCAACCCTGACGCCGACCGTATCGCCGGCCTTTACGCCTATGACCAAACGCGTCGCTACCATCAGGCAGGCATCTATCTGCAGGACGAGATGGAATGGAATAAGTGGCATATGACCCTTTCCGGTCGTTATGACCGTCTGGTAGCGAAAAGCACCAACGACACGACCGATACCAGCCGTCGTCGCTCCGATGACCATATCAGCGGCCGCGCTTCGCTGCTTTATGCCTTCGATAACGGCGTATCGCCTTACGTCAGCTACAGCCAGGCGATTACGCCGTCGAGCCTGCCGGACGCAAATGGCGATCTGCTGAAGCCGACCACTGCCGAGCAGTATGAGGCCGGCGTGAAATATCAGCCGACCGGCACCGCCGATATGTACTCCATCGCGGTGTACGATCTGATGCAGAAGGATGTGGGCAACCGTATTGTGAACACCTCTTACTATGAGCCTGCCGGTAAGGTGCATTCACGCGGGCTGGAACTGGAGGCGCGCAATCAGATCACCCCACGCTTCAGCACTATCGCCAACTACTCGGTGACGCGCGTGCGCTTTAAGGATAGCGTCGATGGCAACGATGGCCATACGCCGTACGTGACGCCAAACCAGATCGCATCGCTGTGGGGCAACTATAAGTTTGATTACGGCATTAGCGCCGGTGCCGGCGTGCGCTATATCGGCAAACAGTGGGCGGATAATGAAAACACGACCCGTCTGCCGTCGGCAACCCTGCTGGATGCCTCTGTTCGTGCCGATCTTGGCGTGTGGAACAACAAGCTGAAAGGCGCGTGGGTGCAGGTGAACGCCAATAACCTGACCGACCGCGACTATATCGCCGCCTGCTACGGCACCGGCAACTGCTACTGGGGCGCGGAGCGTTCGGTGGTGGCCACCGTCGGCTACGATTTCTGA
- a CDS encoding DUF2767 family protein, protein MKRDVLSEEYYDEVCRVIGDAVIVLAESGFDTERDTLASLLWQTRLRRQDSDRDEQKVLEHAIRLIKT, encoded by the coding sequence ATGAAACGTGATGTACTGAGTGAAGAATATTATGACGAAGTGTGTCGGGTGATCGGCGACGCCGTCATCGTGCTGGCGGAAAGCGGTTTTGATACCGAACGCGACACGCTCGCCAGCCTGCTGTGGCAAACGCGTCTGCGTCGTCAGGACAGCGACCGCGACGAGCAAAAAGTGCTGGAGCATGCCATCCGACTGATTAAAACCTGA
- a CDS encoding GlsB/YeaQ/YmgE family stress response membrane protein, whose product MGILSWIIFGLIAGIIAKWIMPGKDGGGFIITIILGIIGAVVGGWISTFFGFGRVDGFNFGSFVVAVIGAIVVLFIYRKVRH is encoded by the coding sequence ATGGGAATTCTGTCATGGATCATTTTTGGTTTAATCGCCGGTATCATTGCTAAATGGATCATGCCTGGCAAAGATGGTGGTGGTTTCATCATTACGATTATCCTCGGCATCATCGGTGCAGTCGTCGGCGGCTGGATCAGTACGTTCTTCGGCTTTGGCCGCGTTGACGGCTTCAACTTCGGCAGCTTTGTGGTTGCGGTTATCGGCGCGATCGTGGTGCTGTTTATCTACCGCAAAGTGCGTCACTGA
- the emtA gene encoding membrane-bound lytic murein transglycosylase EmtA has product MLVLSALLLAGCASENSRHVAHQQQTPLTKAPPSRVSQAWSMFTEDAASHYGVDERLISAIISVESGGNPDVVSRSNAVGLMQIKASTAGREVYRAQGRHGQPSAAELRDPAKNIDIGTAYIRLLQQRALSGIRDPETLRYATIVAYANGAGALLRTFSRDRDRAIAMINDMSPDEFRRHVQTRHPAAQAPRYLWKVNTVYRTI; this is encoded by the coding sequence ATGCTTGTGCTTTCGGCACTGTTACTGGCGGGCTGTGCCAGTGAAAATTCCAGGCATGTCGCCCATCAGCAGCAAACCCCATTGACCAAAGCGCCGCCGAGCCGCGTATCGCAGGCCTGGTCGATGTTCACCGAAGACGCCGCCAGCCACTACGGCGTGGACGAACGGTTAATCAGCGCCATTATCAGCGTCGAATCGGGCGGCAATCCCGATGTGGTCAGCCGCTCTAACGCCGTTGGCCTGATGCAGATTAAAGCTTCGACCGCCGGACGCGAAGTCTATCGCGCGCAGGGGCGTCACGGTCAGCCGAGCGCCGCAGAGCTGCGCGATCCGGCAAAAAATATCGATATCGGCACGGCCTATATTCGTCTGCTGCAGCAGCGGGCGCTTTCCGGTATCCGCGATCCTGAAACGCTGCGTTATGCCACCATTGTCGCCTACGCCAACGGCGCCGGCGCGCTGCTGCGCACCTTCTCGCGCGACCGCGATCGCGCCATCGCCATGATTAATGATATGTCGCCCGATGAGTTTCGGCGCCATGTGCAGACCCGACATCCGGCCGCACAGGCGCCGCGCTACCTGTGGAAGGTGAATACCGTTTACCGCACCATCTGA
- a CDS encoding winged helix-turn-helix transcriptional regulator, whose translation MKKNALALNQAATLRGELLNPDCPSRELLKRITSRWTMLVMLALRDNTLRFSEIRRAIGGVSERMLAQTLRYMEEDGLLVRTAYEVVPPHVEYRLTTLGREASEHVLALTDWLENRFPAIQQQRQNAEPRP comes from the coding sequence ATGAAAAAAAATGCCCTCGCCCTGAATCAGGCGGCGACGCTGCGCGGCGAACTGCTCAATCCCGACTGCCCGTCGCGCGAGCTGCTGAAGCGCATTACCAGCCGCTGGACCATGCTGGTGATGCTGGCGCTGCGCGATAACACGCTGCGCTTTAGCGAAATTCGCCGTGCCATCGGCGGCGTCAGCGAACGGATGCTGGCGCAGACGCTGCGCTATATGGAAGAGGATGGGCTACTGGTGAGAACAGCGTATGAGGTGGTGCCGCCGCACGTAGAGTACCGTCTGACTACGCTGGGCAGAGAAGCCAGCGAACATGTGCTGGCATTAACCGACTGGCTGGAAAACCGCTTTCCTGCCATTCAGCAGCAGCGGCAAAACGCGGAACCGCGCCCATAA
- a CDS encoding SDR family oxidoreductase, whose translation MIAVTGATGQLGRLTIESLLNNVAAGEIIAIVRDPARAQDLAAKGVIVRQADYNHPAALEQALAGVERLLLISSSEVGKRVAQHQAVIDAAKKNAVRFVAYTSLLHADRSPLGLAQEHLQTEAALRDSGLAFALLRNGWYTENYAASIPAALKFNAFTGAAAEGRISSAARRDYAQAAATVISQATPQENVYELAGDESYTLADFSAEIARQSGVPVAWHNLSQQAFAELLTGAGLPQGLAEMLADSDAGAAQGGLFDESGTLSQLIKRPTTPWQETIAVALRS comes from the coding sequence ATGATTGCAGTTACCGGCGCAACCGGCCAGCTTGGCCGTCTGACCATCGAAAGCCTGTTAAATAACGTCGCCGCTGGCGAAATTATCGCGATAGTACGCGATCCGGCGCGCGCGCAAGATCTGGCCGCCAAAGGGGTCATTGTGCGCCAGGCAGATTATAACCATCCGGCAGCGCTGGAGCAGGCGCTGGCGGGCGTGGAGCGTCTGCTGCTGATCTCCTCCAGCGAAGTGGGGAAACGGGTGGCGCAGCATCAGGCGGTGATTGACGCGGCGAAGAAAAACGCCGTGCGCTTTGTCGCCTATACCAGCCTGCTGCATGCCGACCGCTCGCCGCTGGGGCTGGCGCAGGAGCATCTGCAGACCGAGGCCGCGTTACGTGATTCCGGGCTGGCTTTCGCGCTGCTGCGCAACGGCTGGTATACCGAAAACTATGCCGCCAGCATTCCCGCCGCGCTGAAGTTCAATGCCTTTACCGGCGCCGCGGCGGAAGGACGTATCTCCTCCGCGGCGCGGCGCGACTATGCGCAGGCGGCGGCAACGGTGATTTCACAGGCAACGCCGCAGGAGAACGTGTATGAGCTGGCCGGCGACGAGAGCTACACGCTGGCAGATTTTTCTGCAGAGATCGCCCGTCAAAGCGGCGTGCCGGTGGCCTGGCATAACCTGTCGCAGCAGGCATTTGCCGAGCTGTTGACTGGCGCAGGGCTGCCACAGGGGCTGGCTGAGATGCTGGCGGATTCCGACGCGGGCGCAGCGCAGGGCGGCCTGTTTGATGAGAGCGGCACGCTGAGCCAGCTGATCAAGCGGCCCACGACACCCTGGCAGGAAACCATCGCCGTCGCGCTACGCAGCTGA
- a CDS encoding peptide MFS transporter: MNNATKAQPQGIPAGSGALFFIQIFATLGFAVLYSTLVLYATKRLGFSEAQANATMGVFGAFNYGLHLFGGYLGGRFLSNRNLFVLGMVLQVVGCWVLSGESAQGLYWGLAMFLTGSGLNVTCINMMLTQRFAPDDQRRESAFLWNYAGMNLGFFIGFTGAGYFQLGEHYQALFLFATVGNALAIVISLLRWKILADIDTPLLQANPRQFRLRMLVGLAVLVVLVPVIRIMLTHADFTGSFVIVLGGLIFLLLCVTTLRHRPRDEQRRMTAYLLLALGSLVFWMLYQLAPMGLMLFVEHNINLNVWGIRVAPQWVQNINTLVIVIGGPLLALAFNRLRQHGWRIDIPLQFACSLFCIGLGMLVLPLGIMLAGGDGMVAFKWIFFSYLLQSIGELLISPIGYAMIGKLAPTRYQGIMMGCWMMVTGVASVLAGYVSALMPENSGSSAVLTNPGYSHIFSLLGWGAGAVGLVMLCLMPLLRRLIQPVAPQA, from the coding sequence TTGAACAACGCAACGAAAGCGCAACCGCAGGGGATCCCCGCTGGATCCGGGGCGCTGTTTTTTATTCAGATCTTCGCGACGCTCGGCTTCGCCGTGCTTTATTCCACGCTGGTGCTGTACGCCACAAAACGTCTGGGCTTCAGTGAGGCGCAGGCCAACGCCACCATGGGCGTGTTCGGCGCGTTTAACTACGGCCTGCATCTGTTCGGCGGCTATCTGGGCGGGCGCTTTCTCAGCAACCGCAACCTGTTCGTACTGGGCATGGTTTTACAGGTGGTCGGCTGCTGGGTGCTGTCAGGGGAGAGCGCGCAGGGGCTTTACTGGGGGCTGGCGATGTTCCTCACCGGCAGTGGCCTTAACGTCACCTGCATCAATATGATGCTGACGCAGCGTTTCGCGCCGGACGATCAGCGCCGTGAAAGCGCCTTCCTCTGGAACTACGCCGGGATGAACCTGGGCTTTTTTATTGGCTTTACCGGCGCGGGCTACTTCCAGCTGGGCGAGCATTACCAGGCGCTGTTCCTGTTCGCTACCGTCGGCAATGCGCTGGCGATCGTCATCAGCCTGCTGCGCTGGAAAATTCTCGCGGATATTGATACGCCGCTGCTGCAGGCGAATCCGCGCCAGTTCCGCCTGCGGATGCTGGTAGGGCTGGCGGTGCTGGTGGTATTGGTGCCGGTGATCCGCATTATGCTGACCCATGCCGATTTCACCGGATCCTTCGTGATTGTACTGGGCGGCCTGATCTTTCTGCTGCTGTGCGTCACCACGCTGCGCCATCGTCCGCGCGACGAGCAGCGCCGCATGACCGCGTATCTGCTGCTGGCGCTCGGTTCGCTGGTGTTCTGGATGCTTTATCAGCTGGCGCCGATGGGGCTGATGCTGTTTGTCGAACACAATATCAATCTTAATGTCTGGGGCATCCGCGTCGCTCCGCAGTGGGTGCAGAATATCAATACGTTGGTGATCGTTATCGGCGGGCCACTGCTGGCGCTGGCCTTTAACCGCCTGCGTCAGCACGGCTGGCGCATCGATATTCCGCTACAGTTCGCCTGCTCGCTGTTCTGTATCGGGCTGGGAATGCTGGTGCTGCCGCTCGGCATTATGCTGGCCGGCGGCGATGGCATGGTGGCGTTTAAATGGATCTTCTTCAGCTACCTGCTGCAGAGCATCGGCGAGCTGCTGATTTCGCCGATCGGTTACGCAATGATCGGTAAGCTGGCGCCGACCCGCTATCAGGGCATTATGATGGGCTGCTGGATGATGGTGACCGGCGTGGCGTCGGTACTGGCGGGCTACGTTTCGGCGCTGATGCCGGAAAACAGCGGCAGCAGCGCCGTGCTGACCAATCCCGGTTACAGCCATATCTTCAGCCTGCTGGGCTGGGGCGCCGGCGCCGTCGGCCTGGTGATGCTCTGCCTGATGCCGTTGTTGCGCAGGCTGATCCAGCCCGTCGCGCCGCAGGCATAA
- the treA gene encoding alpha,alpha-trehalase TreA → MMKKAVTSQWKGALVLPMLIAGALTTGSFYAQAAEEQHTPQPPDVRLGPLYHAVQSANLFPDQKTFADAVPKFNPSSILADWQMQKNQRNFDLRRFVDSNFTLPAKGEDYVPPANQSLREHIEGLWPVLTRTTDKINQYDSLLPLPKPYVVPGGRYREFYYWDSYFTMLGLAASGHWDRVQDMVDNFAHELDVYGHIPNGNRSYYLSRSQSPFFSLMVDLLAQHDGDSVYSKYLPQLQKEYKYWMTDAQSVAVGSASKSVVKMKDGTVLNRYWDARDVPRTESYMYDIATAQKVPQRDKAALYRDLRASATSGWDFSSRWFDDPKDLSTIRTTEIVPVDLNALMFHLEKTLAHANKLANKDEESQRYEALAEKRQAAINRYLWNEKGGWYADYDWKRNSVRTQLTAAALYPLFMQAATDDHAAKTADAVEKQLLKAGGLVTTTVHSGQQWDAPNGWAPLQWVAVDGLNHYGKQTLAKEISIRFLDNVQATYDREHKLVEKYVVEGNLGGGGGGEYPLQDGFGWTNGVTLKLMDMYCPKGVTCNNVSDLKKAQ, encoded by the coding sequence ATGATGAAGAAGGCCGTAACTTCTCAATGGAAAGGCGCACTGGTACTGCCGATGCTGATCGCCGGCGCGCTGACGACGGGATCGTTTTATGCGCAGGCGGCGGAAGAACAGCACACGCCGCAGCCGCCGGACGTACGCCTCGGGCCGCTTTATCATGCGGTACAGTCGGCTAATCTGTTTCCAGATCAGAAAACCTTTGCCGATGCGGTGCCCAAATTTAATCCGTCATCGATTCTTGCCGACTGGCAGATGCAAAAAAATCAGCGCAATTTCGATCTGCGCCGCTTTGTCGACAGCAACTTCACCTTGCCGGCTAAAGGCGAAGATTATGTCCCGCCCGCCAATCAGAGCCTGCGCGAGCATATCGAAGGTCTGTGGCCGGTGCTGACGCGCACCACTGACAAGATTAATCAGTACGATTCGCTGTTGCCGCTGCCGAAACCCTATGTGGTGCCGGGCGGCCGCTATCGCGAATTTTATTACTGGGACAGCTATTTTACGATGCTGGGGCTGGCGGCAAGCGGCCACTGGGATCGCGTGCAGGATATGGTGGATAACTTCGCCCACGAGCTGGATGTCTACGGCCATATTCCCAACGGCAACCGCAGCTACTATCTCAGCCGTTCGCAGTCGCCCTTCTTCAGCCTGATGGTCGATTTGCTCGCCCAGCATGACGGCGACAGCGTCTACAGCAAATATCTGCCGCAGCTACAAAAAGAGTACAAATACTGGATGACGGATGCGCAGAGCGTCGCCGTCGGTAGCGCCAGTAAAAGCGTCGTGAAGATGAAAGACGGCACGGTGCTGAACCGCTACTGGGATGCGCGCGACGTGCCGCGCACCGAATCTTATATGTATGATATTGCCACCGCGCAAAAGGTGCCCCAGCGCGACAAAGCAGCGCTTTACCGCGACCTGCGCGCCAGCGCGACCTCCGGCTGGGATTTCAGCTCGCGCTGGTTTGACGATCCAAAAGATCTCTCGACAATCCGCACCACGGAAATCGTGCCGGTAGATCTGAATGCCCTGATGTTCCATCTGGAGAAAACGCTGGCGCACGCTAACAAGCTGGCGAACAAAGATGAAGAGAGCCAACGTTATGAAGCGCTGGCGGAGAAGCGTCAGGCAGCGATCAACCGCTATCTGTGGAACGAAAAAGGCGGCTGGTACGCAGATTACGACTGGAAACGCAACAGCGTACGCACGCAGCTGACGGCGGCCGCCCTCTACCCCCTCTTTATGCAGGCGGCAACCGACGACCACGCGGCAAAAACCGCCGATGCGGTAGAGAAGCAGCTGCTGAAAGCGGGCGGCCTGGTGACTACCACCGTGCATAGCGGCCAGCAGTGGGATGCGCCAAACGGCTGGGCGCCGCTGCAGTGGGTGGCGGTGGATGGCCTGAATCACTATGGCAAGCAGACACTGGCGAAAGAGATCAGCATTCGCTTCCTGGATAACGTGCAGGCTACCTATGACCGCGAGCATAAGCTGGTGGAAAAATATGTGGTTGAGGGCAATCTGGGCGGCGGCGGCGGCGGTGAATACCCGCTGCAGGACGGCTTCGGCTGGACCAACGGCGTCACTCTGAAGTTAATGGATATGTATTGTCCGAAAGGCGTGACCTGTAATAACGTCAGCGATCTGAAAAAAGCACAATAA
- a CDS encoding flagellar brake protein codes for MKQTDNEQFYKRGTLAVLGVLRDIERDNTPVMVTHARGQFISRVLFIDKEQLVIDYGSNDYDNQVTLEMRALTVTAEMRGAKVEFTLPQLHASEFEGLPAFSAPLPPELLQIQRREYFRISAPLAPVFYCHATWPEGGRARFRLQDLSLGGVGVLVESALPENIASGDIWRGLRLDMGEYGEMEVDAQLLHVGTRTSVSSKNETVHTPRLSFRFTSLSAGQERQLQQVIFALERAAREKAMRFR; via the coding sequence GTGAAACAGACCGACAATGAGCAGTTCTACAAACGCGGTACGCTGGCAGTGCTGGGAGTGTTGCGCGATATCGAGCGTGACAATACGCCGGTAATGGTGACCCATGCGCGCGGCCAGTTTATCAGCCGCGTGCTGTTTATTGATAAAGAGCAGCTGGTCATCGATTACGGCAGCAACGACTACGATAATCAGGTCACCCTGGAGATGCGTGCGCTGACCGTTACGGCAGAAATGCGCGGCGCCAAGGTGGAATTTACTCTGCCGCAGCTGCACGCCAGCGAATTTGAGGGCCTGCCCGCTTTCAGCGCCCCGCTGCCGCCAGAGCTGCTGCAGATCCAGCGCCGCGAATATTTCCGCATCAGCGCGCCGCTGGCGCCGGTGTTCTATTGTCACGCGACCTGGCCGGAGGGCGGCAGAGCGCGCTTCCGGTTGCAGGATCTGTCGCTGGGCGGCGTCGGCGTGCTGGTGGAAAGCGCGCTGCCGGAGAATATCGCCAGCGGCGATATCTGGCGCGGCCTGCGGCTCGATATGGGCGAATATGGCGAGATGGAGGTAGATGCGCAGCTGCTGCATGTCGGCACGCGCACCTCCGTCAGCAGCAAAAATGAGACGGTGCATACGCCGCGCCTGAGCTTCCGTTTCACCTCGCTCAGCGCAGGGCAGGAGCGCCAGCTGCAGCAAGTGATCTTCGCCCTTGAACGCGCAGCGCGCGAAAAGGCGATGCGCTTCCGTTAA
- a CDS encoding four-helix bundle copper-binding protein, translated as MIDRIQHCIERCYLCAAACERCVSSGLLSPAGETMRDCLQSASQCATLCRLAAQYLAINDASARPLYPICAQACKACAAACAKHSVLSCRRCAETCRQCARLLKMLAA; from the coding sequence ATGATTGATCGTATCCAACACTGTATTGAACGCTGCTACCTGTGTGCGGCCGCCTGCGAGCGGTGCGTCAGTTCCGGCCTGCTGTCGCCAGCGGGAGAAACGATGCGCGATTGCCTGCAGTCAGCTTCCCAGTGCGCAACCTTATGCCGGCTGGCGGCGCAATACCTTGCGATCAACGATGCCTCGGCCCGGCCGCTATACCCAATTTGCGCACAAGCGTGCAAAGCGTGCGCGGCGGCATGCGCGAAACATTCCGTACTTTCCTGCCGCCGCTGCGCGGAGACCTGTCGTCAGTGCGCGCGGCTGCTGAAGATGCTCGCGGCGTAA
- a CDS encoding glycine zipper domain-containing protein, translated as MNSATHQACSYVKSNPWAGVGAGAVVGFIVGMLISRK; from the coding sequence ATGAACAGCGCAACGCATCAGGCGTGTTCGTATGTAAAAAGTAACCCCTGGGCAGGCGTTGGCGCCGGCGCCGTAGTGGGATTTATCGTTGGTATGTTAATTAGCCGTAAATAA